A single region of the Halogeometricum sp. S3BR5-2 genome encodes:
- a CDS encoding helix-turn-helix transcriptional regulator: protein MNRRRADTVVGGLVAAVLIIGGVLSWQAYQQQQAFEQMGSMMGTSMGAVHGTNPLWYVLGTILVSVVIGGGYLMVRDDVTSTEAVDRQGSDVSDQIDQERSEFESEPSTQTAQPGNGINPETQPRARVLDLLPDDERRILEPVLSSPGITQIELRDRSDFSKSKVSQTVSALEKRGLLYRERQGRTYRIYPSDDLKQTQS from the coding sequence ATGAATCGACGGCGAGCCGATACGGTAGTCGGTGGCCTGGTCGCTGCTGTCCTCATCATCGGCGGTGTACTCAGCTGGCAAGCGTACCAGCAACAGCAAGCGTTCGAGCAGATGGGGTCGATGATGGGAACCTCGATGGGAGCAGTTCACGGCACGAATCCGCTCTGGTACGTCCTCGGAACCATCCTCGTCTCGGTCGTCATCGGCGGGGGATATCTGATGGTTCGCGACGACGTCACCAGCACGGAGGCGGTCGATCGACAAGGGAGCGATGTCTCGGATCAAATCGACCAGGAACGCTCTGAATTCGAATCCGAACCGTCGACCCAGACCGCTCAACCAGGTAACGGCATCAATCCAGAAACTCAGCCTCGGGCCCGCGTACTGGACCTGTTGCCGGACGACGAACGCCGCATCCTCGAACCGGTTCTCTCCTCGCCGGGCATCACGCAAATCGAACTCCGGGATCGGTCGGATTTCTCGAAGAGCAAGGTGAGCCAGACGGTCAGCGCACTCGAGAAGCGTGGCCTGCTATACCGCGAACGTCAGGGGCGGACATACCGGATTTATCCGAGTGACGACTTGAAGCAGACGCAGAGCTAG
- a CDS encoding DUF4396 domain-containing protein has protein sequence MPLNGLLTQIEHALAPVRHVMKPILSDPLVMGVWALFVVASVGTLWWDIRERNQALPSLMKGVWTLVVLYSGPFGLAIYWYSGRSQISNDSLWRRGFRSTAHCYSGCGAGEVLGFALLAGLLALQSTLLVAAGTFALAYLFGYALTVGPLMQEGVGFGEAMLDALYSETPSITIMEIAAIGTDLLIASQAHISDLLFWGALAFSLSVGFVFAYPVNAILVYFGVKEGMKNPAEMGQSQSRGQAQAAD, from the coding sequence ATGCCACTCAACGGACTCCTCACACAAATCGAACACGCGCTCGCACCGGTTCGTCACGTCATGAAACCGATTTTGTCGGACCCGCTCGTGATGGGTGTCTGGGCACTGTTCGTCGTCGCGTCCGTGGGCACCCTCTGGTGGGACATCCGCGAGCGGAATCAGGCGCTGCCATCGCTGATGAAAGGCGTCTGGACGCTGGTCGTCCTCTACTCCGGACCGTTCGGCCTGGCCATCTACTGGTACTCCGGCCGCAGCCAGATCAGCAACGACTCGCTGTGGCGGCGTGGCTTCCGCTCGACCGCTCATTGCTATTCGGGATGTGGTGCCGGTGAAGTTCTCGGGTTCGCGCTCCTCGCGGGCCTGCTCGCACTCCAGAGTACCCTCCTCGTCGCTGCAGGAACGTTCGCGCTCGCGTACCTGTTCGGCTACGCCCTGACAGTCGGCCCACTGATGCAGGAGGGCGTCGGCTTCGGCGAGGCGATGCTCGACGCCCTCTACAGCGAAACGCCGAGCATCACCATCATGGAAATCGCTGCTATCGGGACGGACCTGCTGATCGCCAGTCAGGCCCATATCTCTGATCTCCTGTTCTGGGGAGCGCTGGCGTTTTCGCTATCAGTCGGGTTCGTCTTTGCGTACCCGGTCAACGCCATCCTCGTCTACTTCGGCGTGAAGGAGGGCATGAAGAACCCCGCCGAGATGGGGCAGAGCCAATCGCGCGGACAGGCACAGGCCGCCGATTAG
- a CDS encoding SHOCT domain-containing protein has protein sequence MTQLTTHIGRTARRFALLAVPLLVAATGTAAAHGGGSYGGGMMGGDWGLFGGAMGLWGLLWMGLLIAVPLYLVYALLNRGSGGTEEQSLSVLRERYARGELSDDEFDRQRKQLERTG, from the coding sequence ATGACGCAACTCACTACACACATCGGACGCACTGCTCGTCGATTCGCGCTACTCGCCGTCCCACTGCTGGTCGCAGCGACTGGAACAGCTGCTGCCCACGGCGGCGGGAGCTACGGCGGCGGCATGATGGGGGGTGACTGGGGCCTCTTCGGCGGAGCGATGGGGCTCTGGGGTCTCCTCTGGATGGGGCTCCTCATCGCCGTCCCGCTCTACCTCGTCTATGCGCTCCTCAACCGAGGATCCGGTGGGACCGAAGAGCAGTCGCTGTCGGTACTCCGTGAGCGCTACGCCCGCGGGGAGCTCTCGGACGACGAATTCGATCGACAGCGAAAACAGCTCGAACGTACCGGATGA
- a CDS encoding DUF302 domain-containing protein — protein sequence MEYTIQTSVTGEFDDVVDTTIAALKDEGFGVLCDIDVQATLEEKLGEEFRQYRILGACNPGLAHEGLNEEIELGALLPCNVIVYETDDGEVMVSAVDPQQLVGIADNEALDSIANEVHDRFERVLVSVADELESSTEI from the coding sequence ATGGAATACACAATACAGACTTCAGTCACCGGTGAGTTCGACGACGTCGTCGACACGACGATTGCGGCGCTCAAAGACGAAGGATTCGGCGTCCTCTGTGACATCGACGTCCAAGCGACGCTCGAGGAGAAACTCGGCGAGGAGTTTCGACAGTACCGCATCCTCGGTGCGTGCAACCCGGGGCTGGCACACGAGGGCCTGAACGAAGAGATCGAACTCGGCGCACTCCTCCCGTGTAACGTCATCGTCTACGAAACCGACGACGGCGAGGTCATGGTGAGTGCCGTCGACCCACAACAGCTCGTCGGCATCGCCGACAACGAGGCACTCGACTCGATCGCGAACGAGGTCCACGACCGGTTCGAACGCGTTCTCGTCAGTGTCGCGGACGAACTCGAATCATCGACGGAAATCTGA
- a CDS encoding SHOCT domain-containing protein, producing the protein MTSSNQLDTTTIVLLILGAIIVLPLLTMGMGFGGMMGYGGMMGGYGTTSGWWPLVGMLVQLVFLLLLLGGGYLVFRRVTASQSSRNPAMEELRMAYARGDLTEEEFEARRNKLERSE; encoded by the coding sequence ATGACATCATCAAACCAACTCGACACCACAACCATCGTCCTCCTCATCCTCGGGGCGATCATTGTCCTCCCCTTGCTCACGATGGGGATGGGATTCGGCGGGATGATGGGATACGGTGGAATGATGGGTGGATACGGGACGACCAGTGGCTGGTGGCCACTCGTCGGGATGCTCGTCCAGCTGGTCTTCCTCCTCCTCCTGCTTGGTGGCGGATATCTCGTCTTCCGTCGCGTGACGGCATCGCAGTCGTCGCGGAATCCCGCAATGGAGGAGCTGCGTATGGCATACGCCCGCGGAGATCTCACCGAGGAAGAGTTCGAGGCGCGTCGGAACAAGCTCGAACGCTCGGAGTGA
- a CDS encoding thioredoxin family protein produces MTEVILFTQETCGACATQREKNEGLEDAYPGVKFREVDIQTDLETAEEYGVRKTPTTLVYANGEQTAEFIGIVDRDELEAAIESAGQQSPGLANRLASIIRG; encoded by the coding sequence ATGACGGAAGTTATCCTGTTCACGCAGGAGACCTGTGGAGCGTGCGCAACGCAACGAGAGAAAAACGAGGGCCTCGAAGATGCGTATCCGGGTGTCAAGTTCCGGGAGGTCGACATTCAGACCGATCTGGAGACGGCCGAAGAGTACGGTGTCCGAAAGACGCCAACGACGCTCGTGTATGCGAACGGGGAACAGACGGCCGAGTTCATCGGCATCGTCGACCGGGACGAATTGGAGGCTGCCATCGAGAGCGCCGGCCAGCAATCGCCCGGACTCGCGAACCGGCTCGCCAGCATCATCCGTGGATAA
- a CDS encoding plastocyanin/azurin family copper-binding protein, whose amino-acid sequence MTDYSRRQFLGALGAGTVASAGFTQPVAAQETPVVKMGNNYFDPIGLHVEPGTTVRFELAAGAHSATAYEDRIPSDASAFDSGTISQGSFEHTFEEPGTYDYYCIPHKTVGMVGRIVVGSPGGPAEDSPIPDGEVPDSETIVQNGAVAIGSDVDGSGSTDSGMMGPGGGGMMGGSRGGWGGVPFVGGALGMLGLIGGLLYWALGRGDAPSRSDTSAMETLQRRYARGEIDEEEFQQRRERLEDRQDDRSL is encoded by the coding sequence ATGACAGACTACAGTAGACGCCAGTTCCTGGGAGCGCTCGGTGCTGGCACAGTCGCGAGTGCGGGATTCACCCAACCAGTCGCCGCACAGGAGACGCCCGTCGTGAAGATGGGCAACAACTACTTCGACCCGATCGGACTCCACGTCGAACCCGGCACGACCGTTCGCTTCGAGCTAGCGGCCGGAGCCCACTCGGCGACCGCCTACGAGGACCGGATTCCATCCGACGCCAGCGCATTCGACAGCGGGACCATCTCGCAGGGGAGCTTCGAGCACACGTTCGAAGAGCCAGGCACGTACGACTACTACTGCATCCCGCACAAGACGGTCGGCATGGTCGGTCGCATCGTCGTTGGTAGCCCTGGCGGTCCAGCTGAAGACAGCCCGATACCGGACGGCGAGGTCCCCGACAGCGAGACGATTGTTCAGAACGGCGCCGTGGCCATCGGCTCGGACGTCGACGGAAGCGGGAGCACCGATAGCGGCATGATGGGGCCCGGCGGAGGGGGCATGATGGGTGGCTCGAGGGGCGGATGGGGCGGCGTCCCGTTCGTCGGCGGGGCACTCGGAATGCTGGGACTGATCGGTGGACTCCTCTACTGGGCACTGGGTCGAGGTGACGCTCCTTCCCGGAGTGATACGTCTGCGATGGAAACCCTCCAACGCCGTTACGCACGAGGTGAGATCGACGAAGAAGAGTTCCAGCAGCGTCGTGAACGGTTGGAGGACAGGCAAGACGACCGTTCCCTGTGA
- a CDS encoding ABC transporter permease: MNRTATAFGIGLREHARNYVLVALLVILPVSFITLAFAVTQDVQMPVRTLVDGETTTVMRGMPEVHGVIMTPITSSFIAGLAGLFLMREARDTDGRLAVVGYRAREVIAARFGVLAVITLVVVGVSVGVMLVDFQPEQLWWFVAAMVILSVTYGLIGMLVGAVFNRLAGLWIMLILPMIDIGLFQDPLFVQSEPEWWMKLFPGYHPVRVMVDTGLTTDLDTAMSLGWGFGYLLVVGLLAIWVYYRGTRAT; this comes from the coding sequence GTGAATCGAACGGCCACGGCGTTCGGTATCGGGCTCCGGGAACACGCCCGTAACTACGTCCTCGTGGCGCTCCTGGTGATTCTCCCAGTGTCGTTCATCACGCTCGCCTTTGCGGTCACCCAGGACGTCCAAATGCCGGTCCGGACGCTCGTCGACGGCGAGACGACGACCGTGATGCGAGGGATGCCCGAGGTCCATGGCGTGATCATGACACCGATCACGAGCTCGTTTATCGCTGGCTTGGCCGGCCTGTTCCTGATGCGCGAGGCGAGAGATACGGACGGCCGCCTCGCGGTCGTCGGCTATCGCGCCCGCGAGGTTATCGCCGCACGGTTCGGCGTCCTCGCCGTGATCACGCTTGTCGTTGTCGGCGTTTCCGTGGGCGTGATGCTCGTTGACTTCCAGCCCGAACAGCTGTGGTGGTTCGTCGCCGCGATGGTCATCCTTTCAGTTACCTACGGACTTATTGGGATGCTCGTCGGCGCCGTCTTCAACCGTCTGGCCGGCCTGTGGATCATGTTGATCCTCCCGATGATCGACATCGGTCTCTTCCAGGACCCGCTGTTCGTCCAGTCGGAACCCGAGTGGTGGATGAAACTCTTCCCAGGGTATCATCCTGTCCGGGTGATGGTCGATACCGGACTCACGACGGACCTCGATACTGCTATGTCGCTCGGTTGGGGATTCGGCTACCTCCTCGTCGTCGGACTCCTCGCTATTTGGGTGTACTACCGAGGAACTCGAGCGACGTGA
- a CDS encoding ABC transporter permease, whose protein sequence is MVLALVLPLVVIEGWGQAMAGLPPMPTVEAIPLDLGRVLGAIFGVAIIAGLMGLVQMISAREADRRLVQTGYSPRTLLATRLATLAGVTIVVAGVNFGVLWLTVEPEAPLLVFAFLALAGVVYAFLGALVGAVLPRLFEGSLVVVFLAMMDAFLSGDSPLAADVPDFVQYFPLYHPKELLQSAVFDGTFAAGDLAFVGGYVLVLLVLVTAVFGATMRTSGGWSA, encoded by the coding sequence GTGGTCCTCGCGCTGGTGCTGCCGCTCGTGGTCATCGAGGGGTGGGGACAGGCGATGGCGGGGCTACCGCCGATGCCGACCGTCGAGGCGATTCCGCTCGATCTCGGGCGCGTCCTCGGCGCAATCTTCGGCGTCGCCATCATCGCTGGGCTGATGGGTCTGGTCCAGATGATCAGTGCCCGGGAGGCCGACCGACGGCTCGTCCAGACCGGGTACTCGCCGAGGACGTTACTTGCGACGCGGCTGGCGACTCTCGCGGGTGTCACGATTGTCGTCGCGGGGGTGAACTTCGGGGTCCTCTGGCTGACCGTCGAACCCGAGGCACCGCTGCTCGTGTTCGCGTTCCTCGCGCTCGCGGGCGTCGTCTACGCCTTCCTCGGTGCGCTCGTCGGCGCAGTGCTTCCGCGGCTGTTCGAGGGGTCGCTCGTCGTCGTGTTCCTCGCGATGATGGACGCGTTCCTCAGTGGCGACAGCCCGCTCGCCGCGGATGTCCCCGACTTCGTCCAGTACTTCCCGCTGTATCATCCGAAAGAACTTCTCCAGTCGGCCGTCTTCGACGGCACGTTCGCGGCGGGCGACCTCGCCTTCGTTGGCGGATACGTTCTCGTGTTGCTCGTCCTCGTGACTGCCGTATTCGGTGCGACGATGCGCACGTCTGGGGGGTGGTCAGCGTGA
- a CDS encoding ABC transporter ATP-binding protein codes for MEMTTAPTETVDGSKTLVRGNVLEKTYGSRLPLGRSTPVLTGADIEVRAGEIVGIVGENGSGKSTLMKILVGVLDHDAGTVERYGTVGWCPQEPLLYDRLTVSETFRLFGAGYGMSREEIDAAKQRLADELDFEQYLDYRVDQLSGGNRQKVNLSIALMHDPDVLMLDEPYTGFDWETYLRFWDMAQDLADDGTAVVMISHLIEERSRLDRVFEVRNGLVHDVTDDETESELRSDREGDDE; via the coding sequence ATGGAAATGACCACGGCGCCCACGGAGACGGTCGATGGTAGCAAGACGCTCGTTCGAGGCAACGTTCTCGAGAAAACCTACGGGTCACGACTTCCGTTGGGACGGTCGACGCCCGTTCTCACCGGTGCGGATATCGAGGTCCGTGCCGGCGAGATCGTCGGCATCGTCGGCGAGAATGGGTCGGGCAAGTCCACGCTGATGAAGATTCTCGTCGGGGTTCTCGACCACGACGCGGGCACGGTCGAACGGTATGGAACCGTCGGATGGTGTCCGCAGGAACCCCTGCTCTACGATCGGTTGACCGTCTCTGAAACCTTCCGGCTCTTCGGCGCCGGGTACGGGATGAGTCGCGAGGAGATCGACGCGGCGAAGCAAAGACTGGCGGACGAACTCGACTTCGAGCAGTACCTTGACTACCGGGTCGACCAGCTTAGCGGTGGGAACCGACAGAAGGTCAACCTCAGCATCGCGTTGATGCACGACCCGGACGTTCTCATGCTCGACGAACCCTACACCGGGTTCGACTGGGAGACTTACCTGCGATTCTGGGACATGGCACAGGACCTCGCGGACGACGGCACTGCCGTCGTCATGATCTCTCACCTCATCGAGGAACGGAGTCGCCTCGACCGCGTCTTCGAGGTGCGGAACGGACTGGTTCACGACGTGACCGACGACGAAACTGAGAGCGAACTCCGAAGCGACCGGGAGGGAGACGATGAATAG
- a CDS encoding SHOCT domain-containing protein — translation MSKERTSDGLLRIVLIVLAVIVLFPLLMMVFAMPMMGMMGWWWGGGMAGGLSPLWGIGMMLVWLVVLVGIGYLLYRGLVGGVGSSLTSDRALEELRVAYARGDLSDEEFEERRAKLTREESQ, via the coding sequence ATGTCAAAAGAGCGCACGTCCGACGGCCTGCTCCGCATCGTCCTGATCGTCCTCGCGGTGATCGTCCTGTTCCCGCTGTTGATGATGGTGTTCGCGATGCCGATGATGGGCATGATGGGCTGGTGGTGGGGTGGTGGCATGGCCGGCGGCCTCTCACCGCTGTGGGGTATCGGAATGATGCTCGTCTGGCTCGTTGTCCTCGTCGGCATCGGCTACCTCCTCTATCGCGGCCTCGTCGGTGGTGTCGGGTCGTCGCTGACCAGCGATAGAGCACTCGAGGAACTCCGAGTGGCGTACGCTCGTGGCGACCTCTCCGACGAGGAGTTCGAGGAACGGCGTGCGAAACTCACCCGCGAGGAGTCGCAGTAG
- a CDS encoding winged helix-turn-helix domain-containing protein, with translation MSSSGADHHLDDIAIRDTRVSDAIDEPMRAMILDILADEARTAGEVHDRLTERGIERTENTVRHHINELRDSGLVDVVRFEEGRGGTTKYYHANTIVLSYSLPGSADAAVEEMTDAIQPQVTEALNHLTEEYEESIEEITTEMQPCDHCRNQKYETYVLLTVLRRAFVRAQRES, from the coding sequence ATGAGCAGTTCCGGCGCCGACCACCATCTCGACGACATCGCGATCAGGGATACCCGCGTCTCGGACGCCATCGACGAACCGATGCGGGCGATGATCCTCGACATACTGGCCGATGAGGCACGGACGGCAGGCGAGGTTCACGACCGACTTACCGAGCGAGGGATCGAGCGGACCGAAAACACCGTTCGGCACCACATCAACGAACTCCGCGATTCCGGGCTCGTAGACGTCGTCCGCTTTGAGGAGGGGCGTGGCGGCACGACGAAGTACTACCACGCGAACACGATCGTCCTCTCGTACTCACTACCGGGTTCGGCTGATGCCGCCGTGGAGGAGATGACGGATGCTATCCAGCCGCAGGTCACGGAGGCACTGAACCATCTCACGGAGGAGTACGAGGAATCTATCGAGGAGATCACAACGGAGATGCAGCCGTGTGACCACTGTCGGAACCAGAAGTACGAGACGTACGTCCTGCTGACCGTCCTGCGGCGAGCGTTCGTCCGCGCTCAGCGGGAATCGTAA
- a CDS encoding heavy-metal-associated domain-containing protein, with protein sequence MNETTQLRVMDFDCPTCASTVERALSNVNGVQNVEVHYTTGRVEIEYDDNVADPDAFAQAIENQGYTPQPA encoded by the coding sequence ATGAACGAGACAACCCAACTCCGCGTGATGGACTTCGACTGCCCGACCTGCGCGAGCACCGTCGAACGCGCCCTCTCGAACGTCAACGGCGTCCAGAACGTGGAAGTCCACTACACGACCGGCCGGGTCGAGATCGAGTACGACGACAACGTCGCTGACCCCGACGCCTTCGCACAGGCCATCGAAAACCAGGGCTACACGCCCCAGCCCGCCTAG
- a CDS encoding heavy metal translocating P-type ATPase, whose protein sequence is MNAQTITQYYRKNRKAIVTASSGLLYGAGWSLGHFTGFNTASAGILILAAIIGGYDIAKTAYYEVTNRTLGIKTLVTLAAIGAIVIGEYWEAAAVVFLFSLGSYLEGRTMRKTRTALQELLEMTPDTATVRRDGDLQEVPAHDVEEGEVVLVKPGGKIPVDGTVVDGESAVNQAPVTGESAPVHKAYGDEVYAGTVNQEGALEVRTTGAGSDTTLERIIRRVEKAQEAQSPTENLIDRFAKYYTPGVIVLAIGAYAVTQNAILSLTLLVIGCPGALVIGPPVSIVSAIGNAARSGVLMKGGEHLERSGKIDLVAFDKTGTLTKGETTVADVEGFGVADDEVLSLAATAEKKSEHHLADAIVDAARDRPTAATDGGAAVAHSDDANAERRSVPDPDDFDVVAGKGVVAHADGQELVVGNRALLDDRGIDVPAHVAEYVRNREERGETAVHVVRDGSVIGVIAMRDELREVAPGVVAALQDASIQTVMLTGDNERTAAAVAGEVGIDDYRAELLPEDKQTVIEEYQSDGHVVAMVGDGINDAPSLATADVGIAMGAAGTDTAIETADMALMADDLERIPYAVKLSKATRWNVLENVGLAVLTVTVLLAGVLTSYVTLAAGMLVHEASVLLVILNGMRLLRH, encoded by the coding sequence ATGAACGCACAAACGATCACCCAGTACTACCGGAAGAACCGGAAGGCCATCGTTACGGCGTCCAGCGGCCTGCTCTACGGTGCCGGCTGGAGCCTCGGCCACTTCACCGGCTTCAATACAGCGAGTGCCGGTATTCTCATCCTCGCGGCGATCATCGGCGGCTACGACATCGCCAAGACCGCCTACTACGAGGTCACCAACCGAACGCTCGGCATCAAGACGCTCGTGACCTTGGCGGCCATTGGTGCCATCGTCATCGGCGAATACTGGGAAGCTGCCGCCGTCGTCTTCCTGTTCAGCCTCGGCAGCTACCTGGAAGGCCGGACAATGCGGAAGACCCGGACGGCCCTCCAGGAACTCCTGGAGATGACGCCCGACACGGCCACAGTACGCCGCGACGGAGACCTCCAAGAAGTACCTGCTCACGACGTCGAGGAGGGTGAAGTCGTCCTCGTGAAGCCGGGTGGGAAGATTCCGGTCGATGGGACCGTCGTCGACGGCGAGAGTGCCGTCAACCAGGCGCCAGTCACCGGCGAGAGCGCCCCCGTCCACAAGGCCTACGGCGACGAAGTCTACGCCGGGACGGTCAACCAAGAAGGGGCGCTTGAAGTCCGAACGACGGGTGCGGGCTCGGATACGACGCTCGAACGCATCATCCGCCGCGTCGAGAAGGCCCAGGAGGCGCAGTCGCCAACGGAGAATCTCATCGACCGGTTCGCGAAGTACTACACGCCCGGCGTCATCGTGCTGGCGATCGGCGCATACGCGGTCACACAGAATGCGATCCTGTCGTTGACCCTGCTGGTTATCGGCTGTCCGGGTGCGCTGGTCATCGGACCGCCGGTCAGCATCGTCTCGGCTATCGGTAACGCCGCTCGGTCTGGCGTGCTGATGAAGGGCGGTGAACACCTCGAGCGCTCCGGCAAAATCGACCTCGTCGCCTTCGACAAGACGGGGACGCTCACGAAGGGCGAGACCACCGTCGCGGACGTCGAGGGGTTCGGCGTCGCCGACGACGAGGTCCTCTCGCTCGCGGCGACCGCCGAGAAGAAGAGCGAACATCACCTCGCCGACGCCATCGTCGACGCAGCACGCGACCGTCCGACCGCCGCAACCGATGGCGGAGCGGCGGTCGCCCATTCCGACGACGCGAACGCCGAACGCCGGTCGGTTCCAGATCCGGATGACTTCGACGTGGTCGCCGGGAAAGGTGTCGTCGCCCACGCAGACGGTCAGGAGCTCGTCGTTGGTAACCGGGCGTTGCTCGACGACCGCGGCATCGACGTTCCGGCTCATGTCGCCGAGTACGTCCGTAACCGTGAGGAGCGTGGTGAGACGGCCGTCCACGTCGTGCGGGACGGCAGCGTCATCGGCGTGATCGCCATGCGCGACGAACTCCGAGAGGTCGCTCCTGGCGTCGTTGCGGCGCTGCAGGATGCCAGCATCCAGACCGTGATGCTCACCGGCGACAACGAGCGGACGGCAGCTGCCGTCGCAGGGGAGGTGGGCATCGACGACTACCGCGCCGAACTCCTCCCCGAGGACAAACAGACCGTCATCGAAGAATACCAGTCCGACGGCCACGTCGTCGCGATGGTCGGCGACGGCATCAACGACGCGCCGTCGCTGGCGACCGCCGACGTCGGTATTGCGATGGGCGCAGCCGGCACGGACACCGCCATCGAGACGGCGGACATGGCGCTGATGGCCGACGACCTCGAACGCATCCCGTACGCGGTCAAACTGAGCAAGGCGACGCGCTGGAACGTCCTCGAGAACGTCGGGCTCGCGGTGCTGACCGTGACTGTCCTGCTCGCGGGCGTGCTCACGAGCTACGTTACGCTCGCCGCTGGGATGCTGGTCCACGAGGCCAGCGTTCTCCTCGTTATCCTCAACGGGATGCGACTGCTCCGACACTAA
- a CDS encoding tyrosine-type recombinase/integrase: MSSDEKHSHSGDERGAAVPLVDVLEDYLSDKGKGRNGESGQYRRHAEREVNRLIEFLAEDRSSSSVTFEELSVGDLREYARYLARQGWTEGTVQNYYAHVSGFCGWAAREGYLSGNIAQRRRAKEPLPEDTGRKSGEQQAWSAEHRARLLEYVNKQAHDAIDAVAEDRQTAIKATRDRALVYILCFTGVRGAEVLADGNDDRRGRDGLRWSDVSFEDNNIQVLGKTGKWDDRPLPDPAVPPLERLKRITDASSEEWPVFPTLDYPTLVETFAQTMTARRYDPAEVESIRTEKVNDGEASPLELLADYGIEPPALTTHGAREVLKRLTADADIDLDDKHGYLAPHGARRGVGEVLVRAYGHAEAARYLDNSEEIVREHYSHIEAGELAERAEAAFAEHDQELRGQHDAGDEPTSHPVDE, from the coding sequence ATGAGTTCCGACGAGAAGCATTCGCACTCAGGTGACGAACGCGGCGCAGCGGTACCTCTCGTCGATGTTCTCGAAGATTACCTCTCGGACAAGGGGAAGGGGCGCAACGGCGAGAGCGGACAGTATCGACGACATGCTGAACGCGAGGTGAATCGGCTCATCGAATTTCTTGCGGAGGATCGTTCGTCGTCATCGGTGACGTTTGAGGAGCTGTCCGTCGGTGATCTTCGTGAGTACGCGCGGTATCTTGCTCGGCAGGGGTGGACCGAGGGCACGGTACAGAATTACTACGCTCACGTCTCCGGATTTTGCGGTTGGGCGGCTCGCGAAGGCTATCTCTCGGGGAACATCGCCCAGCGACGCCGGGCGAAAGAGCCACTCCCCGAGGATACAGGTCGGAAGAGCGGAGAACAACAGGCCTGGTCGGCCGAGCATCGAGCACGTCTCCTGGAGTATGTGAACAAACAAGCACACGATGCCATCGACGCTGTCGCGGAGGACCGCCAAACGGCGATCAAGGCGACTCGTGATCGGGCACTCGTCTACATCCTTTGCTTCACAGGGGTTCGCGGCGCCGAGGTCCTCGCCGATGGAAACGACGATCGGCGCGGACGTGATGGATTGCGGTGGTCGGATGTCTCGTTCGAGGACAACAACATCCAGGTGCTCGGAAAAACGGGGAAATGGGATGACCGACCGCTACCAGACCCTGCTGTTCCTCCACTGGAGCGGCTGAAGCGCATCACAGACGCGTCAAGCGAGGAGTGGCCGGTGTTCCCGACCCTGGACTACCCGACACTGGTGGAGACGTTTGCCCAGACGATGACCGCCCGAAGATATGACCCGGCTGAAGTCGAGTCTATTCGCACAGAGAAAGTGAATGACGGCGAGGCGTCACCTCTCGAACTGCTTGCTGACTATGGTATCGAACCGCCTGCATTAACGACGCACGGCGCTCGCGAGGTCCTAAAACGACTCACGGCGGACGCGGACATCGACCTCGACGATAAACACGGGTATCTAGCTCCACACGGCGCTCGTCGTGGTGTCGGTGAGGTGCTCGTCCGGGCGTACGGTCACGCCGAGGCGGCCCGATACCTAGACAACTCCGAAGAGATCGTTCGCGAGCATTACTCGCACATTGAGGCGGGTGAGCTGGCTGAACGCGCTGAAGCCGCCTTCGCCGAGCACGATCAAGAGCTGCGAGGTCAACACGACGCCGGCGACGAGCCAACTTCCCACCCGGTCGACGAGTGA